One region of Candidatus Electrothrix rattekaaiensis genomic DNA includes:
- a CDS encoding DUF29 domain-containing protein, with translation MAEELHTADFFGWTAQQAALLRAGKIDEIDRENLAEEIEDMGKSLQRELVSRLTILFIHLLKWQFQPGYRRNSWRYTIEEQRDQLTDHLLDNPSMQQKIPQALARTYKYARTGAVRETGLDRKSFPEECPWSFEQTLDHAFLPESNQPC, from the coding sequence ATGGCTGAAGAGTTACACACCGCCGATTTCTTCGGCTGGACAGCACAGCAGGCCGCACTGCTCCGCGCAGGAAAGATTGATGAAATTGACAGGGAGAACCTCGCCGAGGAAATAGAAGATATGGGAAAAAGCTTGCAACGTGAACTTGTCAGCCGCTTAACCATTCTTTTCATCCACCTCCTGAAATGGCAGTTTCAACCCGGATACCGAAGGAACAGTTGGCGTTACACCATTGAAGAACAACGGGATCAATTGACCGATCATCTTCTGGATAACCCGAGCATGCAACAAAAAATACCCCAGGCCCTTGCGCGTACCTATAAATATGCCCGCACTGGTGCGGTGAGGGAAACAGGTTTGGACCGGAAGAGCTTTCCGGAGGAATGCCCCTGGTCATTTGAACAGACACTTGATCATGCATTCTTGCCGGAAAGCAATCAACCCTGTTGA
- a CDS encoding nucleotidyltransferase domain-containing protein codes for MMISEKDKRKIRNIAKKYKAGKVILFGSGCDPTAVSNDIDLAVEGVPDAQFFKFYSELIFSLSKPVDIFDLRKKQKFRDVILAEGLILYG; via the coding sequence ATGATGATCTCAGAGAAAGATAAACGTAAAATACGAAATATAGCAAAAAAGTACAAAGCAGGAAAGGTGATCCTGTTCGGATCAGGCTGTGACCCGACAGCGGTAAGCAATGACATAGATTTAGCTGTCGAAGGAGTCCCGGATGCACAATTTTTTAAATTTTACAGCGAATTGATTTTCAGCCTTTCAAAGCCTGTTGATATTTTTGATTTAAGAAAAAAACAAAAGTTCAGAGATGTCATTCTGGCCGAGGGGTTAATTTTATATGGTTAA
- a CDS encoding outer membrane protein assembly factor BamD, with protein MISKKNNGGTAVLIRTIVYLLLVTTCLSLTGCATTEGMFSSWSFFGLGDKEEKFEPADKLIVQGMESYKIGRYNTAMKDFQEVKDRYPFSPEALLAELKLADCEYYNDNYEEAKELYKEFEERHPANEAIPYVMFQIAMCDYSRTDQIDRDSTGAQDAIKSFSRLLRTYPDSPYTREAKARIRAAREFIVNHEYYVAIFYVRTKKYEQAKHRLKYILTMYPDASIIPKAKALQERLAAGDPPKWGLDKWLPELTMPDWNLPDIGIGTQDHEIDNQIGQ; from the coding sequence ATGATATCAAAAAAAAATAACGGCGGCACCGCCGTACTGATACGCACCATTGTCTATCTTCTCCTCGTCACCACCTGCCTCTCCCTGACCGGCTGCGCGACCACTGAAGGCATGTTCAGCTCCTGGTCTTTTTTCGGCCTTGGAGACAAGGAAGAGAAATTTGAACCGGCTGACAAGTTGATTGTGCAGGGTATGGAGTCCTACAAGATAGGCAGGTATAATACCGCTATGAAAGATTTTCAGGAGGTCAAGGATCGTTATCCCTTTAGTCCTGAAGCACTACTGGCTGAATTAAAACTGGCCGATTGCGAGTATTATAACGATAATTACGAAGAGGCTAAGGAGCTGTACAAAGAGTTCGAGGAACGACATCCCGCCAACGAGGCTATCCCCTATGTCATGTTCCAAATCGCCATGTGCGATTATTCCCGCACCGATCAGATTGATAGAGATTCGACAGGAGCTCAGGATGCTATCAAGTCCTTTTCCCGTTTATTGCGTACCTATCCAGACTCACCCTACACCAGAGAGGCCAAGGCGAGAATTCGTGCGGCCCGAGAATTTATTGTCAATCATGAGTACTATGTTGCAATCTTCTATGTCCGTACGAAAAAATATGAGCAGGCGAAACATCGTCTGAAATATATTCTCACCATGTATCCTGACGCATCAATTATCCCAAAGGCAAAAGCCCTGCAGGAAAGGCTAGCTGCCGGGGATCCCCCCAAATGGGGTCTTGACAAATGGCTTCCGGAATTAACCATGCCGGACTGGAACTTGCCTGATATCGGCATCGGGACTCAGGATCATGAAATAGATAATCAAATCGGCCAGTAA
- a CDS encoding DUF86 domain-containing protein has protein sequence MSKRPEREFLLDISESARRIISYTEGMDYDDFLIDLKTQDSVIRNIEIIGEAVKNLSIELRTKHNQVAWKSMAGMRDRLIHDYFGINIDIVWGVVTENIPILLRQLDDIVSRENRGAND, from the coding sequence ATGTCTAAAAGACCGGAGAGAGAATTTCTCCTTGATATATCAGAGTCTGCCCGAAGGATTATTTCGTACACCGAAGGAATGGACTACGATGATTTTCTTATTGATCTCAAAACGCAGGACTCGGTGATTCGAAATATCGAAATTATCGGTGAAGCGGTTAAAAATCTTTCGATAGAGCTACGAACAAAGCATAATCAGGTCGCGTGGAAAAGTATGGCCGGGATGAGAGATCGGCTGATACATGATTATTTCGGTATAAATATAGATATCGTATGGGGTGTCGTGACGGAAAATATACCGATTCTGCTGCGCCAGTTAGACGATATTGTGTCACGGGAAAACCGAGGTGCGAACGATTGA
- a CDS encoding nucleotidyltransferase domain-containing protein, with product MLTKEQIAQKLRENYQYLAAEFGLKKIGLFGSYAKGTQQDRSDIDLIVDFERPIGLQFIEFVEYLEALFGKKTDVITVAGLKGIRSKNIAESIEQTVEYV from the coding sequence ATGCTGACAAAAGAGCAGATAGCCCAAAAACTGAGAGAGAACTATCAGTACCTTGCCGCTGAATTCGGCCTGAAAAAGATAGGTTTGTTCGGCTCGTATGCCAAGGGAACTCAGCAGGATAGAAGTGATATTGATCTCATTGTAGATTTTGAGAGACCCATCGGTCTTCAATTTATAGAATTTGTTGAGTATCTTGAAGCATTATTCGGCAAAAAAACAGACGTAATCACTGTTGCCGGATTGAAAGGGATCAGAAGTAAAAATATCGCGGAATCCATTGAACAAACTGTAGAATATGTCTAA